The DNA region TCCATCTCCACGGGGACCGGCAATGACAGCCTGTCCGCGAGTGCCGGCATTATCGGCGACATTGATGCGGGCGAGGGCGATGACGAGTTGAAACTGTCCGGCCAACTTGTGATGAACGTGACGGGCGGTGACGGCAAGGATACGCTGACGGTCGCAGGTGAAGCGTTGATCGGCATCGACGGAGGTGCCGGCGACGACACCATGACGCTCGAAGGTACCCGCATCTTCGCCTCCGGCGGCACGGGTAACGATACGGTCAGCATCAAGCGCACCGATATGAAGTCCGACAATGCCGTCGCTGAATACGCTTTCGCTAAGGGCGACGGCGAGGACACGATCAATGTGAACGGCAGCCTGAAACTGCGCTTTGCCGGATATGATGAAAAGGACGTCAGCATCAGTGTGGACGGCAATACCCTGACCGCCACCTTTGCCGGAACGTCCGACCGCATTACGGTAACGCTCGACCAGGTTGCCTTGTCGGGCCAGGGGCTCACCTACGGCTTCGCCTACGATCAGGGGCGGACAGTGCTGACCATCGGCTGATACGACGTGAAAATGCCGGCCCCATAGGCGCCGGCACAGTCGATTTCAACAGACGATATCAGATCGGCATCGGATATTCGCGGTGGATCTTGGCGATCTCTGCGAGGATCTCTTCCGAAAGCGTCACGTCCGCCGCATTGATATTGACCTTCAACTGCTCCATCGTCGTCGCGCCGATAATGGCCGATGCCATGAATGGGCGCGTCAGGCAGAAGGCGACGGCGAAGGTCGAGGGATCGATGCCGTTCTTCTTGGCAAGCTCGACATAGGCGCGCGTCGGCGCTTCCTGCTGCGGCACGAGCCGTCCACCGATATCGCCAT from Rhizobium glycinendophyticum includes:
- a CDS encoding RTX toxin, with product MTVINSFYRNPNALSYATQLFSASSSVRTDAAAPSSWSRQDDETPFTETTGQKALARIVEILSLRDAAAEEGASVDETLGYITGGTGTEGEDKLTFDARSVYNIDAGAGDDTLTAKAAALASISTGTGNDSLSASAGIIGDIDAGEGDDELKLSGQLVMNVTGGDGKDTLTVAGEALIGIDGGAGDDTMTLEGTRIFASGGTGNDTVSIKRTDMKSDNAVAEYAFAKGDGEDTINVNGSLKLRFAGYDEKDVSISVDGNTLTATFAGTSDRITVTLDQVALSGQGLTYGFAYDQGRTVLTIG